A single Larimichthys crocea isolate SSNF chromosome VIII, L_crocea_2.0, whole genome shotgun sequence DNA region contains:
- the clec3a gene encoding tetranectin-like protein isoform X2, with protein MARLALPVFLVLCFSLLHFSSSRPSRTRKAVSPRQAGAAEEDNVKSQLERLWQEVNSLKEMQALQTVCLRGIKALRKCYLTIEEPKHYHEANEDCIAQGGTLATPRDMMENNELRDYAKRSAPGSKDFWIGVADIVKEGQYVDVNSLPVSYFNWDRSKKQPTGTKRESCVALSVAAQGKWYDEVCRSLKKYICEYVIP; from the exons ATGGCACGTCTGGCCCTCCCTGTCTTCCTCGTTCTTTGCTTCTCCTTGCTCCACTTCAGCTCCAGCCGTCCATCTCGCACCAGGAAGGCCGTTTCACCTCGTCAGGCTGGAG ctgcagaggaagatAATGTGAAGTCTCAGCTTGAGAGGTTGTGGCAGGAGGTGAATTCACTGAAAGAGATGCAGGCGTTGCAGACAG tctgtctccGTGGCATCAAAGCTCTCAGGAAGTGTTATCTTACAATTGAGGAACCCAAACATTACCATGAGGCAAATGAAGACTGTATTGCACAAGGAGGAACTCTTGCAACGCCGCGGGACATGATGGAAAACAATGAACTGAGAGACTATGCAAAAAGGAGTGCTCCGGGATCCAAGGACTTCTGGATCGGTGTGGCAGACATAGTGAAAGAAGGCCAGTATGTTGATGTCAACAGCCTGCCAGTCAGCTACTTCAACTGGGACCGCTCCAAGAAACAGCCCACAGGAACGAAGAGGGAGAGCTGTGTTGCTCTTTCAGTGGCTGCACAAGGAAAGTGGTATGATGAGGTGTGTCGCAGCCTCAAAAAGTACATCTGTGAATATGTCATTCCATAA
- the clec3a gene encoding tetranectin-like protein isoform X1 — protein sequence MARLALPVFLVLCFSLLHFSSSRPSRTRKAVSPRQAGDAAAEEDNVKSQLERLWQEVNSLKEMQALQTVCLRGIKALRKCYLTIEEPKHYHEANEDCIAQGGTLATPRDMMENNELRDYAKRSAPGSKDFWIGVADIVKEGQYVDVNSLPVSYFNWDRSKKQPTGTKRESCVALSVAAQGKWYDEVCRSLKKYICEYVIP from the exons ATGGCACGTCTGGCCCTCCCTGTCTTCCTCGTTCTTTGCTTCTCCTTGCTCCACTTCAGCTCCAGCCGTCCATCTCGCACCAGGAAGGCCGTTTCACCTCGTCAGGCTGGAG AtgcagctgcagaggaagatAATGTGAAGTCTCAGCTTGAGAGGTTGTGGCAGGAGGTGAATTCACTGAAAGAGATGCAGGCGTTGCAGACAG tctgtctccGTGGCATCAAAGCTCTCAGGAAGTGTTATCTTACAATTGAGGAACCCAAACATTACCATGAGGCAAATGAAGACTGTATTGCACAAGGAGGAACTCTTGCAACGCCGCGGGACATGATGGAAAACAATGAACTGAGAGACTATGCAAAAAGGAGTGCTCCGGGATCCAAGGACTTCTGGATCGGTGTGGCAGACATAGTGAAAGAAGGCCAGTATGTTGATGTCAACAGCCTGCCAGTCAGCTACTTCAACTGGGACCGCTCCAAGAAACAGCCCACAGGAACGAAGAGGGAGAGCTGTGTTGCTCTTTCAGTGGCTGCACAAGGAAAGTGGTATGATGAGGTGTGTCGCAGCCTCAAAAAGTACATCTGTGAATATGTCATTCCATAA